In Penicillium oxalicum strain HP7-1 chromosome I, whole genome shotgun sequence, a single window of DNA contains:
- a CDS encoding Eukaryotic peptide chain release factor GTP-binding subunit, giving the protein MSNQTPESWEDELSRQTDGVNLNAQGRPQAQAPSFQPGAASFQPGAASFTPGASAFVPGQQYPQYGGGGGGYQYNQYGQQAYGYPQQAYGQYGAYNQQPGGYNQYYNQQPGGFQQPQQQQQARQNAPAAASQPAQAAQAPAPKAKVLSIGATSSTAAPKTKVLSIGTPTPAQPAASTPAAPAASTTNATSKGDTKGAVAAEAGAKLTAAKAIDKTEKKADSKAAASGRSSPTPSSGRSSPGRGETAKAARAADAVAKAQQADVDEATLKEIYGERREHINVVFIGHVDAGKSTLGGSLLYCTGMVDDRTMEKYKTEAKAAGRETWYLSWALDLTNEERAKGKTVEVGRAFFKVTVPHPDGPIERHFSILDAPGHKSYVPHMIGGASQADLGCLVISARKGEYETGFEKGGQTREHALLARNTGVQKLVVVVNKMDDPTVEWSKARFEECTVKVIKFLEALGYKKDDIFCMPISAQTTLNIKERLPEGIAPWYNGPSLLEYLTQFKLPERKINAPFMMPISAKYRDMGTMAEGRVESGVIKKNGNYLMMPNRTEVSISALYGETEDEITTASCGDQVRMRLRGVEEEDFFPGFVLCSPKRPVHCVSAFEAKIRILDLKNILTAGFNCVLHVHSAIEEVTFAALLHKLEPGTGRKSKRPPPFANKGQTIIARLEVTSTAGAVCVERFEDYQQLGRFTLRDQGQTIAIGMITKLILPENEA; this is encoded by the exons ATGTCGAACCAGACCCCCGAATCATGGGAGGATGAGCTCTCCCGACAGACTGACGGCGTGAACCTGAACGCCCAGGGCCGCCCTCAAGCTCAGGCGCCGTCCTTCCAGCCCGGTGCAGCATCTTTCCAGCCCGGCGCTGCCTCGTTCACACCCGGTGCCTCTGCCTTCGTTCCTGGACAGCAATACCCGCAgtacggtggtggtggtggtggctaCCAGTACAACCAGTACGGACAACAAGCCTATGGGTATCCCCAGCAGGCCTACGGCCAATACGGCGCATACAACCAGCAGCCCGGCGGTTACAACCAATATTATAACCAGCAGCCCGGTGGTTTCCAGCAGccccagcaacagcagcaagcTCGCCAGAAtgcccccgccgccgcctctcAGCCTGCGCAGGCTGCGCAAGCCCCTGcgcccaaggccaaggtgCTGTCCATCGGAGCCACTTCCTCGACCGCCGCTCCCAAGACCAAGGTGCTCTCTATCGGCACCCCGACTCCGGCCCAGCCCGCAGCTTCTACCCCTGCTGCTCCCGCTGCCTCTACAACCAACGCCACAAGCAAGGGCGACACCAAGGGCGCCGTTGCAGCCGAGGCCGGTGCCAAGCTGACCGCGGCGAAGGCCATTGACAAGACTGAGAAGAAGGCTGATTCAAAGGCTGCCGCGAGCGGACGATCCTCGCCTACTCCCTCGTCTGGTCGCTCCAGCCCTGGCCGTGGCGAGACCGCCAAGGCTGCACGTGCTGCCGATGCCGTGGCCAAGGCCCAGCAGGCTGATGTCGACGAGGCCACCCTGAAGGAAATCTACGGTGAGCGCCGTGAGCATATCAACGTTGTTTTCATTGGTCACGTCGATGCCGGAAAGTCCACGCTGGGTGGCTCTCTGCTCTACTGTACTGGCATGGTGGACGACCGAACTATGGAAAAATATAagaccgaggccaaggcTGCCGGTCGAGAGACCTGGTACCTCTCATGGGCTCTGGATTTGACTAACGAGGAACGTGCAAAGGGTAAGACCGTCGAAGTTGGTCGTGCTTTCTTCAAGGTGACAGTGCCTCACCCCGATGGCCCTATCGAGCGTCACTTCTCTATCCTGGACGCTCCCGGTCACAAGTCCTACGTGCCTCATATGATTGGAGGTGCCTCTCAAGCTGACTTGGGCTGTCTCGTCATTTCAGCCCGTAAGGGTGAGTACGAGACCGGTTTCGAAAAGGGTGGTCAGACCCGTGAGCACGCTCTGCTTGCCCGTAACACTGGTGTTCAAAAGCTGGTCGTTGTGGTCAACAAGATGGACGACCCCACCGTCGAATGGAGCAAGGCTCGTTTCGAAGAGTGTACCGTCAAGGTCATCAAGTTCTTGGAGGCTCTTGGCTACAAAAAGGATGACATCTTCTGCATGCCCATTTCTGCCCAGACCACCTTGAACATCAAGGAAAGGCTGCCCGAGGGCATTGCCCCTTGGTACAACGGCCCGTCATTGCTCGAATACCTTACGCAGTTCAAGCTCCCCGAGCGTAAGATCAATGCTCCCTTTATGATGCCTATCAGTGCCAAGTACCGCGACATGGGTACCATGGCCGAGGGTCGTGTCGAGTCCGGtgtcatcaagaagaacggtAACTATCTGATGATGCCCAACCGCACCGAGGTCTCAATCTCTGCTCTCTATGGCGAAACCGAGGACGAGATCACGACTGCGTCTTGCGGTGACCAAGTCCGCATGCGTCTGCGCggcgttgaagaagaagacttcTTCCCTGGCTTTGTGCTTTGCTCTCCCAAGCGCCCTGTCCACTGTGTTTCAGCCTTCGAAGCCAAGATTCGTATTCTCGACTTGAAGAACATTCTGACCGCCGGCTTCAACTGTGTCCTCCACGTCCACTCTGCTATTGAGGAGGTCACTTTTGCTGCTCTGCTTCACAAACTCGAGCCGGGCACCGGCCGCAAGAGCAAGCGGCCCCCTCCCTTCGCCAACAAGGGTCAGACAATCATTGCTCGCCTGGAGGTGACCAGCACCGCAGGTGCAGTTTGTGTTGAAAGATTCGAGGACTACCAGCAGCTTGGACGATTCACTCTTCGGGATCAG GGTCAAACCATCGCTATTGGTATGATCACCAAGCTTATCCTCCCGGAGAATGAGGCTTAA